The genome window TTGCTCCATTTCACACGTGAATCAACTTAATTTCTCTTTTCAAGTCAATATGAATCACAATTGGAACAAAAATAATACCGCAACTTTCAACACATTACACCATACACGAtatgatagaaaaaataatttaaacaggACATGATACACCTTTATGTTAGAATCTGTTTATTATCTTACATGAATCGTCaactttatcaaaatttttatgaatatagTTTTCAGAGTTATAACTTACTCACCTTGACAGGTCCCAGCTGTTGTGCCTTGCCTCTTAGCACATGCTTCTGAATCTTCCCTGTAGCTGTCTTTGGCAGTGGACCAAACACCACTGATTTAGGAACCCAGTAAGCAGGCATCTTGGACTTGCAAAACTTCATTATGTCCTCTGCTAACCACTGTTCATCCGATTTGTTGACCTCCGGCTTCAATGTCACGAAAGCGCAGGGCGATTCTCCCCACTGTTCATCGGCCCTAGCTACCACTGATGCCTCCAACACTGCAGGGTGTAAGTATAGACTATTTTCAACCTCAACGCTACTGATGTTTTCGCCTCCAGATATGATGATGTCCTTTGAtctatcttttatttcaatGTATCCATCTTGATGCTTCACACCAAGATCCCCAGAGTGGAACCAGCCGTTTGCAAATGTCTCCTCGTTTGCTTTCGGGTTCTTTAAGTAGCCCTTCATCACGACATTGCCACGCATCACTATTTCTCCCATGCTTTTTCCATCGGCAGGGACAGGTTCACCGGTTTTGGTACTGATCACATCTAGGCATTCTAGAGTAGTGTATCGAACACCTTGACGTGCATTTAGACGAGCTTGGGTATCGGGTGGTAGTGAGTCCCATTCAGGCTTCCAGGCACAAATTGTAGAAGGACCATAGGTTTCTGAGAGACCATAAGTGTGGGTGACTCGGAAGCCTTTTCGAGACATTGCAAAGAGAACAGCGGGAGGCGGAGCAGCACCGGCTGTCATTACGTGAACAACATGGGGGAGGGCCAGAATTGTGTCCTCTTGTGCGGCATTAACTATGGTATTGAGCACCACAGGTGCAGCACAGAAGTGAGTCACCCCATGCTTTTCGATGGCCGAGTAGACTCCCTTTGCTGTTACCTGCAAATGCAAATCAGTAAGTAACAAGCTATAATTGTACCTATGTTGCTTTgactcttcattttttaaagtatcCTCATCTAAGACTGATATTCAACACAAATTCAAATAGAGATGTAGAAATATGACCCGCCAAACACATTTAAGTTCGAGTAATGGAAGACCGCAATATATATAACTTGATAGTTTCAATGAATTTATGCCTGGAGCCACACCAGAAATAAATGAATATGGAACAAATAAGCTAATTTGCATGAAAAATTACCTGTCGAAGACATATGTTTGTTCCACAAAGAGCCGCAAGTGCCCAAGTGAAACACCAACCATTGCAATGGAACATGGGAAGAGTCCACAAGTATATAGCTCCTTCATTCATCCCCCATACAAGAGGATTACACAAGGACATTAAATACGCGCCTCGGTGATGTAAAACTACTCCTTTAGGGCTGGCTGTTGTGCCCGAAGTATAACCCAAAGCTATACTTTGCCACTCATCCTGGGGAGGTTTCCAAGCAAAGTCAGGGTCACCACTTTCTAAGAACTTTTCGTACTCAATGGCTCCTTGTCCCAAAGCATATCGAAGTGCTTCGGGATCGCAGGCTTCATCGGCAACGACAACAAGAAGTGGAGGGTTGAAATGGCCTTGGCTTTTCTCCTTCATGATTTTCAATGAATCCTCTGCCAAAGTGAAGAACTCTTGGTCCACAATGACAGTGGCAGACTGGGAATGGCCCAAGAGGAAAGCAATGGTGGATGCATTTAGGCGAATATTGACAGGGTTTATTACAGCACCACACATGGGAATTCCAAAATGAGCTTCATAGGTTGCAGGGATATTTGGTGCAATCACAGCCACCTGCCAATCGTAGAAAATTGCTGAACcagataatatataaaataatttattttccctgagacttttaattttgatgaattaatATTGGGTTTTATCTTTTTCAACGATTCCTAAATATCAAATCTCAGTATTCTATTATAAGAAAAGGTTATCCAacttagttttatatttttattattgactTATTCCAAACATAAAAGATTGACTAAGTAAATTCagtatattatgaaattaataatgcaaataatatgttaattgagttttaatttgattgactTAAGTATTGTTACTAATACAGTAGGATGTGAGTTTAAGTATATTAAAACgcattatatttctatttatgaatagattgttaaataaatttacttacagatgcatttgattttcttttgagGAATAAAGAATAACAAACACTCAATTAAAgcttaacaaaacaaaaagaaaatgatgaacaTAATCTAAACATCGACCAATACAAATATGccttaatatttataaacataaatttgaattttaataaactaaactttattctttctatattagcaactaaaaaaacttaaaaggacacgaaaataaatatttaaccaTATATTTCATTCTCTATATGTTTTAAACTCAGAAAGCAAAAAAGCAGAACTAAGAAACGCATTAGCAACGggtgattattttgattaccGTGCTACCGGCTCCCACGGAGCGTTTAGCGAGAGCTGAGGCCAAGCGACGGCAACGTTGGTAAGTTTGGAGCCACGTGTAAGTCCGAGATCCATGGACCACCGCTTTTCTGGACGGATGAACCGTAGCGGCTCGTTCCAAGAACCACAATGGCGTCAACGCCGTGTAGTTGGCGGCGTTCTTCGGAAGATCGTCGATATCTCTAATCGCCATCGCCGTCGATTTTCACTAAACTTTCTTAGGATCTTCCTTATTTGttggattcttttttttttctttggatcgATCTTATTTGTTGGACTTCTGAAGCATATTTATAAAGGCTGTAATATTTATTGTATGGGGAATAGCGTCGAAAGTGCCACGTGAACTGTTGAAGACAATACCATTATTcctttttattacttaaaaaataatatttagaaagttttacttttctggtttgattttgaattcaaataaaaaatattaaatttatttttaatgtttacattttatcaatttgatttttttatagttaaatttgattttttcttttgaaaagtcaaatttgacctttaagttaaattgtttttcttaacaaaatactatctaaaatattaattttaaaatatgacaaCATGTATGGCAATCTAAATATGTTTCATGctactttttaaaacttttaaattttttgaattttattttatttttcataattattaaactatttattGATATGACATGTAATACAAATAGTGTCATGTCATTTTAAAGTGGTTAAATGGTTCAAATTCAAGATCTTTCaatgtaatatttatatgacAAGTGGGTCTTTTTATCAGATAACTCTGTTCTTAAACTCGAGATTTTAGTCTTTTCAGAGTAGTTTCCTCATTTATTGCGACTTGACTAATGACTAAACTCGCTTCATGGAAACCCTATTGTGACGAGCATTTACTACTACAGAATAAACCAATTTCAAAACGGGATAACATGCCCAATAAGGCATAAGTTTTAGTATTATAAGTGTTTCTTTGTAGGAACGTCCAcgaattaaattgataaaaatataaaaattaaaagttaaatttattatcatatttttttcctattaataGATATCAACTATTTAAAGATGATTTTTCCATtcattattaatgaaatttaaaaaaaaaacatcaaatgTTTATCCTAAAGATGATTAATCGGATATCGATTATTTGAAGATGATTATTCTATTTGGAGAATTGGGTTTTCGCAGGTTATAGGGGTTTGTTCCCTTGTCGAGGCTGAGTTATGGGGAGTGTACGTTAGGTTGATGCATGCTTGGCAAATGGGGGTAAGAAGGATCGTTTTGGAGACAGACAATTTAGAAGCCGTGAGTTTGATCACCGAGCAATCTTCGGGAAGCTGGAGTACGGCTGTGAAGATGCCCGTCATGGCATTGGTACCCATACTTCTAGTCAACCACCAAATGAAGTCCTTGGAATTATACATGATAATATTGAAGGATATACAGTAATCAGagtagtttttatttaagttttggtTAGGCATGATGATGGGTCGACTCACCCGTTTAGGCTCGAAGGTCTATCTTAAAAGTGGGAAGATTTGGACAAAAAGTATAAGCTTGAAAAATAGACTTggataaaaaacaaaattcgtTTTCTAAATGGGTCGAGTCTCGGGCAGAATTTTTTTGGCTTGGGCTCCGCCTGAATCACATGCctatactctttttttttgtatttttaatttgttgaaaatatttattttaatatttttagtgtatttgatgtattatatttttaaatttatttttatataaaaaataatctgtAAAATTATTACGGTCTGGCTCAAGTTTA of Gossypium raimondii isolate GPD5lz chromosome 3, ASM2569854v1, whole genome shotgun sequence contains these proteins:
- the LOC105796889 gene encoding acetate--CoA ligase CCL3, with amino-acid sequence MAIRDIDDLPKNAANYTALTPLWFLERAATVHPSRKAVVHGSRTYTWLQTYQRCRRLASALAKRSVGAGSTVAVIAPNIPATYEAHFGIPMCGAVINPVNIRLNASTIAFLLGHSQSATVIVDQEFFTLAEDSLKIMKEKSQGHFNPPLLVVVADEACDPEALRYALGQGAIEYEKFLESGDPDFAWKPPQDEWQSIALGYTSGTTASPKGVVLHHRGAYLMSLCNPLVWGMNEGAIYLWTLPMFHCNGWCFTWALAALCGTNICLRQVTAKGVYSAIEKHGVTHFCAAPVVLNTIVNAAQEDTILALPHVVHVMTAGAAPPPAVLFAMSRKGFRVTHTYGLSETYGPSTICAWKPEWDSLPPDTQARLNARQGVRYTTLECLDVISTKTGEPVPADGKSMGEIVMRGNVVMKGYLKNPKANEETFANGWFHSGDLGVKHQDGYIEIKDRSKDIIISGGENISSVEVENSLYLHPAVLEASVVARADEQWGESPCAFVTLKPEVNKSDEQWLAEDIMKFCKSKMPAYWVPKSVVFGPLPKTATGKIQKHVLRGKAQQLGPVKVSKL